A stretch of the Marivirga tractuosa DSM 4126 genome encodes the following:
- a CDS encoding YnfA family protein, with protein sequence MLAIIKSISLFVLAGLCEIGGGYMVWLTLREEKPWWVGVLGGIILIGYGVVATWQPANFGRVYAAYGGIFIIMAIIWGWKVDGIVPDRYDLLGGAIALIGMLIIMYAPRNG encoded by the coding sequence ATGCTAGCTATTATAAAATCTATATCGCTTTTTGTTTTAGCAGGTCTTTGTGAGATAGGTGGTGGTTATATGGTATGGTTAACTTTAAGAGAAGAAAAACCATGGTGGGTGGGAGTGCTAGGAGGAATAATCTTGATAGGTTATGGAGTGGTAGCCACATGGCAGCCCGCTAATTTTGGTAGAGTTTACGCTGCATATGGAGGGATATTTATCATAATGGCGATAATTTGGGGTTGGAAGGTAGATGGTATTGTTCCTGATCGCTATGATTTGCTAGGTGGCGCTATTGCCTTAATCGGAATGCTGATTATAATGTACGCCCCAAGAAATGGATAG
- a CDS encoding DUF3703 domain-containing protein codes for MNFNYRFPKGLKPYYEKELEEFNFQLKSSHYQVAWRHLERAHIIGQAYPIQHFRVHWIMLKFGFRIKNYREVIGQIPRLLVGGVKSFVGKIPVGNTGGANVPPLQPMEIPEDLKIILAKA; via the coding sequence ATGAACTTTAATTACAGATTTCCAAAAGGCTTAAAACCATATTATGAAAAAGAGTTGGAAGAATTTAATTTTCAACTTAAATCGTCTCATTATCAGGTTGCCTGGAGGCATCTCGAAAGAGCCCATATAATTGGACAAGCTTATCCAATACAACATTTCCGTGTCCATTGGATTATGTTGAAGTTTGGTTTTAGAATTAAAAATTACAGAGAAGTAATTGGTCAAATCCCAAGACTTTTGGTTGGTGGTGTAAAATCCTTCGTGGGTAAAATTCCTGTTGGGAACACAGGAGGTGCTAATGTCCCGCCATTACAGCCAATGGAAATCCCGGAGGATTTGAAAATTATTTTAGCAAAAGCTTAA